One Eremothecium cymbalariae DBVPG#7215 chromosome 2, complete sequence DNA window includes the following coding sequences:
- the QCR2 gene encoding ubiquinol--cytochrome-c reductase subunit 2 (similar to Ashbya gossypii ACL199C) translates to MLSQRLQFSKQAARKLSITAKDGSGKVSTLAVRVHGGSRYADKDGLAHLLSRFNFHNTGNKSALRLVRESELLGGKFHSSVDREYITLSATFLKEDLPYFVNALANVLYKTSFRPYELPESVLPAAEHDLLVAEADAITKAEELLYSVTFRKDLGNPVLYDGVAKIGLDDIKAYADKVYTKENVQVIGQGVNEADLKRFVNDSLLSSLPLGSSLSKSSASATFTGEARFRRPGSSVAAIAVPVAKKDFATYEVLSRYLTSDLYKLSALVTKAKFDKYAHNGLFSLYFEGSDPAAVSANIKKVVADLKAGKDISSAKQYTELQLALENECALSPVNMNLANVKDIKLGKFNYVAVGNVNNLPYAVEL, encoded by the coding sequence ATGTTGTCACAAAGATTGCAATTCAGTAAGCAAGCAGCTAGAAAATTGAGCATCACTGCAAAGGACGGTTCAGGGAAGGTTTCTACGTTAGCAGTCAGAGTGCATGGTGGGTCCCGTTATGCTGACAAGGACGGTTTGGCACATCTGTTGTCTCGGTTCAATTTTCACAATACTGGCAACAAGTCAGCTTTAAGGTTGGTGAGAGAATCTGAGTTACTTGGAGGGAAATTCCATTCTTCAGTTGACAGGGAGTACATTACTCTGTCTGCAacatttttgaaggaaGATCTTCCATACTTTGTCAACGCGTTGGCTAATGTGCTGTACAAGACGTCGTTCAGGCCATACGAGCTTCCAGAATCTGTGTTGCCAGCTGCCGAGCATGACTTGTTGGTTGCGGAGGCGGATGCAATTACCAAGGCGGAGGAGCTTTTGTACAGTGTTACCTTCAGAAAGGATTTGGGCAACCCGGTGTTGTACGATGGTGTTGCCAAGATAGGCCTGGATGATATCAAGGCGTACGCCGACAAGGTCTACACTAAGGAAAACGTCCAGGTCATTGGCCAAGGTGTTAACGAAGCCGATTTGAAGAGATTTGTCAACGACTCTTTGTTGAGTTCTCTACCATTGGGCTCCTCGTTGTCCAAGTCCTCTGCTTCAGCTACTTTCACCGGTGAAGCCAGATTCAGACGCCCAGGCAGTTCTGTCGCAGCCATTGCGGTCCCAGTCGCCAAGAAAGATTTCGCCACTTACGAAGTCTTATCGAGATACTTGACGTCCGATCTGTACAAGTTATCTGCCCTGGTTACCAAAGCTAAGTTCGACAAGTATGCGCACAACGGCCTGTTCAGTTTGTACTTTGAAGGCTCTGACCCAGCCGCTGTTTCGGCCAACATCAAAAAGGTCGTCGCCGATCTAAAGGCCGGTAAGGATATCTCCTCTGCCAAACAATACACTGAATTACAGCTAgctttggaaaatgaaTGTGCCCTATCCCCTGTTAACATGAACTTGGCCAACGTTAAGGACATCAAATTGGGCAAGTTTAACTACGTCGCCGTGGGTAACGTCAATAACTTGCCATATGCCGTGGAATTGTAA